The genomic window AAGGAGCGTGAATCAAAACTGCGGCTGTAGCTGTATTTGATAAACTGTCGGCGATAAAACAGAACCTGAAAATATGTGGACTGTAAGATCCAAGTTGGGTCATGTCTATAGTTATACTCACAACCATTATCCCGGCCGTAACAAACATCGTCAACTCGGCGGGGCATTCTCTCACCTCCACCATCAGGGCCTCTTACtctctccatctcatccaaCCATACCCATCACCAGGAAAGCTATACATCGACCTCCCATTCTCAGAGTAGACAGCTTCACTATTCACCACGTGGAACACACTGTCAGACCTGGGCAGCACCATGTCCCACTGCCACGACGAACACGTCGGTCACGGCGCGCAcgaccaccaccatggcgacgAACATGACCACTCAGACGACATCACCCCAGCCCTGCAGTCGTCGCTCTACCAGCAAATCAACTTTGATGAAATCACGACACTCAATGAGTCGACACGAGacgccggcaaggccatcgTCAAGAAGACGTGGGCAGAGAGACTAAGTGCCGAGCCAGAGCTAGCAAGCGATGCCGATGAACAGCTGCTCATGACTGTACCGTACGTTTCCTCtctcaccaccagcaacacTCGATCTTCTCTGTATTTCACCTTGGTCACCAAACCCAGTCTacttctttcctttttttctttttttctcttttttttcttagcaTACAGCTGACAAAAACGCAGCTTCGCGGCCCAAGTCAAACTCCACTCCATCCTCATCCGCACATCCCCATCCCTCTCTGCCCCAAAAACACTCCATCTCTACGTCAACCACGACAATCTGGACTTTTCAACGGCAGAAGACATGGATCCAGTGCAAAAGATTGAGCTCTCCCAAACGTCTGACGTGCAAGAGATTCCCGTCAAGAGGGCGCTGTTTGGCAGAGTCCAGCGGCTGGTGCTATTCTTTATGGATAATTTTGgggatggcgatgaagatgttTCGCGGATTAGTTATGTTGGATTCAAGGGCGAGTGGACAAAGCTGGGCAAGGCGCCGACAAACATTTTATACGAGGCCGCGGCGCAACCGGGGGATCACAAAATCAAGGGGACCAGTGTGAATCAGATGGGAAGTGGTATTGGGGGCAGAGGGCCGGGCGTGTAGATTGTGAAGCTATTCAAGGGTCAAAGTTACTGGTTCTGGATCATCACGAAAACAAATTATAGAATTTGACATTCCCCGTGGCTTTACAGCCTGCCACCTTATGGCTGCACCACCTTGGGGAAGCTCAAGTTGCTCAACTATACAGAACCTTGACCTCTCAAGTCAAACGACCTACCCTGTAACCCCACCGTCGTCAGCATCATCCGTAGAATACCCGACAATCAAGAAGCACTCAGAAAACTCCACAGCCGCGAAACATCATATCCAGTCCAATTCCTCCATTGGCAATATCGCCAACACAACACACACGGTCATGCCGCCCCGCCTCTCATTAAGGGTGGCCTTCCCCCGGCCATCGGCCGTAATCGCCAGCCATGCACCACGCCGCTTTCTCCTCCCCCTGACCGCCCAGCGCGGCATTCAATACGGCTGGTCAACGGCACCACCACGATCCAAGCACCGACGCTTCAACCAGCCCAGTGCCGGCCTACCCGCGCCCACGACGGGCCCTGCGGCCGCCCTGAAGCGGCGGGAGAACACAACCCCCCTCCGAGCGGGCGTGCTCGCCACCAAGAAGGGCATGACGAGCATGTTCGTCGGCAAGACGCGCATCCCCTGCACGGTCCTGCAACTCGACCAGGTGCAGGTGGTCGCGAACAAGACGAGAGAGAAGCACGGATACTGGGCTGTCCAGATTGGCGCCGGGTCACGACAACCCCGCAACGTGACCAGCCCGATGCTGGGATACTACGAAGCAAAGGGGATAGCACCAAAGAGCCAACTGGCCGAGTTCACGGTCCGCGGCACGGAAGGCCTCCTGCCCGTCGGCTCCCAGCTGCTGCCGGACTGGTTCCAAACCGGGCAGATCGTCGACGTCCGCGCCAAGTCCCGCGGCATGGGCTTCGCGGGCGGCATGAAGCGCCACGGGTTCGCGGGCCAGGGGGCGTCGCACGGCAACTCCAAGAACCACCGGACGATCGGCACGACCGGCCCCTCCCAGGGAAGCGGCAGCCGCGTCCTCCCGGGCAAGAAGATGCCCGGGCGGATGGGCAACGAGTGGGTGACTGTGCAGAACCTCAAGGTGATGAAGGTCGACAACGAGCTGGGCATTGTGCTCGTCAGCGGCGCCGTCCCGGGGCCCAAGGGCCGCGCGGTGAAGCTGCAGGACGcgaagaagcgcaaggctcCTGCGCTGCCGTACCGCGAGAGGGTCCTGCGGGAGATGCTGGAGCGGCATCCTGGCGGGGAGGCGCAGCTGGAAGCGGCGAGACAGAGACACTTGGAGATGAAGGAGCAGCGGCAGTCAAAGGCGGCCGAGCTGTAGGATTTGCAATGTCTGGAagaaagggggaggagggggccATTATGAACTGAAGTGGACATGTATAATATATAGATACACcaaagccttttttttcagtACTGTACAAGTTACTGTAGCAAATTATATTGTACAAAAATATGAGATGCTTCCATTTGCGCCCCGTCtcaaaacaaacaaaaaaaagtgaTTGATAGACGCTCACTATATGCTCTCATCGACTCCAAgctcggccttgtcgccgCCTTTCCCACCACGGGCCAATCACTTGTTCAGCGCGCCCTGCTGTCGATATCCCCTCGTGGCATGCAGgtcgtcttcttccatgGCGGCGAGCCCGTCATCGCCCAGCAGCCCTCGGAACGGATCCCCCCCTTCCAGCAGGTCAACCCACTCGCCGTCGGCCGTGGTCAGGCTCCACTCGGTCGTTTCAAAGagcgacctcgacgacgggcgGTGGCTGGCGAAGCGCATCGTGGCCCAGCCCCTGGTCCCCTTGACGGTGAAGTATATGTTGATCCGGCCCTGCATCTGGTTCATCTGGCCCCTGATCCAGGGAATCTGGTGCTTGAAGTAGATGTCGTCGCCGAGGATggcgcgggcgcgggcgTTGGTGCGCAGGGCGTACAGCGTCGAGGACACAATGGGCGACGACGTCTTTTGGTAgttgaagatggagatggagcagACGGACacgatggcgaggaagatgggGAGGGTGCGGCCCCAGCGGAAGCGGACTTGGCTGATTTCTGCGGGCTGGTTAGCATCTTGCACCGAGGGGCTGGCGAGACGGGacgaggggaggggggtcGTGGTGCGGCCGTACCTGGGAGCTCGCGGTCTGCTCGGCGGGACATGAGAGGTCCGTCACCGGGTTTCGGGGCAGGCGTTATCCATCTTCGTTGGACGGACCGGCTGCTGGTGGACGGGGAGGGAGTCGTCTTGCAGTTGCGCAGGGAGGCGGCGAGCCTGCGCTGGACTAGGCGCGAGAGCATGGTTGTGTGGGTGATGTGGGAgggtgaggtgaggtgaggtgaggtgaggtgaTGTCGCTGCGTGGGAGGTTTTTTGAgctggtctggtgggttcGAATGTTCCACAGTGCCGACTCGGTACAGGGATGCGGCGTGTGTCTTGGACTCTTATGCTCGCcgaggaaaaagaagagggaCAAGACATGAGACATCTCGAAACTACATACATGGCTAACACGTTTTATTTCATCAAATGGTCTACAGAGACGCATCAAGCTTGTCTAGCTCCATGCAGCCATGAATTCCTAACAGTCCCGATGCCAGCCGATGCCATGGGAGATTGGCTGACGGTGCGGGTGTGAATGACGGGCATGAGTATGTTGTGACGGGTTTGCGTGAGCTGGGCGGTGCTGGGAGTAGGTGTcgtgaattttttttttcatttcttttttttttttgatatACATATTTTTTCTCTGACGGGTATAGGGTGGGTGTGTCGTGATGCGTGGGTTTGGTACAAATTGAAAAGTTTGGTGGTGCACAATACTACCAAGTGCCGAGACTGGACCCTGTCTGGGTG from Metarhizium brunneum chromosome 2, complete sequence includes these protein-coding regions:
- the COA1 gene encoding Cytochrome c oxidase assembly factor 1, with the translated sequence MLSRLVQRRLAASLRNCKTTPSPSTSSRSVQRRWITPAPKPGDGPLMSRRADRELPEISQVRFRWGRTLPIFLAIVSVCSISIFNYQKTSSPIVSSTLYALRTNARARAILGDDIYFKHQIPWIRGQMNQMQGRINIYFTVKGTRGWATMRFASHRPSSRSLFETTEWSLTTADGEWVDLLEGGDPFRGLLGDDGLAAMEEDDLHATRGYRQQGALNK
- the PITH1 gene encoding PITH domain-containing protein, which translates into the protein MSHCHDEHVGHGAHDHHHGDEHDHSDDITPALQSSLYQQINFDEITTLNESTRDAGKAIVKKTWAERLSAEPELASDADEQLLMTVPFAAQVKLHSILIRTSPSLSAPKTLHLYVNHDNLDFSTAEDMDPVQKIELSQTSDVQEIPVKRALFGRVQRLVLFFMDNFGDGDEDVSRISYVGFKGEWTKLGKAPTNILYEAAAQPGDHKIKGTSVNQMGSGIGGRGPGV
- the rplC gene encoding mitochondrial 54S ribosomal protein uL3m, translated to MPPRLSLRVAFPRPSAVIASHAPRRFLLPLTAQRGIQYGWSTAPPRSKHRRFNQPSAGLPAPTTGPAAALKRRENTTPLRAGVLATKKGMTSMFVGKTRIPCTVLQLDQVQVVANKTREKHGYWAVQIGAGSRQPRNVTSPMLGYYEAKGIAPKSQLAEFTVRGTEGLLPVGSQLLPDWFQTGQIVDVRAKSRGMGFAGGMKRHGFAGQGASHGNSKNHRTIGTTGPSQGSGSRVLPGKKMPGRMGNEWVTVQNLKVMKVDNELGIVLVSGAVPGPKGRAVKLQDAKKRKAPALPYRERVLREMLERHPGGEAQLEAARQRHLEMKEQRQSKAAEL